A genome region from Mugil cephalus isolate CIBA_MC_2020 chromosome 13, CIBA_Mcephalus_1.1, whole genome shotgun sequence includes the following:
- the LOC125018989 gene encoding mini-chromosome maintenance complex-binding protein, which translates to MPSTHDWINNPLGVVEGMFAASQNSPNSGWEVKAVQFFKDQLKEKEAQTQIPSLNDIPLHYLKPNSLVKFRCLIQDMFDPEFFMGVYETVDPSTKTKTLRCGKYKDVTECGVDFNSGNTVTAERQTFYCVPIPGENSWAKEGFAGTSQARVVPSTSYVPSRQKRSYEEDDDMDDMDTQPQKQRDPHSGGPQSPAEQHGNGDCKRQETEAPSSRTTASSHLDLNFPLPGEKGPSCLVKVYEDWDSFKLNDTLEVYGILSVSPALSALADEKDASTSLLDPSDCMETAEELRVHSPPASLVPRLHMLHAKPLSHNNPLLPAAALEDNSTFLSSTLSEMASVRAELLAYLTHVLLGDALAAEYLILHLISNVYSRRDVLPLGKFTLNLSGCPTVASYTERLYQIIQQLVPSSHYLGMSLQNMNQMQFVPKKDYVANRLVSGVLQLAKNTSLFLDETQLEQGQLDAAGVRNVTALGNLISWQKVDYDFNYHQMEFPCNINVLIASEGRSLLPSDCQIHLQSQVAPTHMEEYLSSIHMHPQSSSQLNKFRVYLSVARLLDYSISDEVTKAVEDDFVDMRKDDPQSISAEDLHRLLVVARLLCLSLGQTSLSRDGWQRAKHIETMRTSRVEQHKCVNGNEP; encoded by the exons ATGCCTTCCACTCACGACTGGATTAACAACCCCCTGGGTGTTGTTGAAGGGATGTTTG CTGCTTCCCAGAACAGTCCAAACTCTGGATGGGAGGTGAAAGCGGTTCAGTTCTTCAAAGATCagctgaaagagaaggaagCTCAGACGCAG ATCCCATCTCTGAACGACATCCCGCTGCACTATCTGAAGCCCAACAGCCTGGTGAAGTTTCGCTGTTTAATCCAGGACATGTTCGATCCGGAGTTCTTCATGGGAGTGTACGAGACTGTCGACCCATCCACAAAGACTAAA ACTCTGCGATGCGGGAAGTACAAAGATGTGACTGAATGTGGG GTGGATTTTAACTCTGGAAACACTGTTACCGCAGAGAGACAGACTTTCTACTGTGTGCCGATCCCTGGAGAAAATTCCTGGGCGAAAGAG GGTTTTGCCGGCACGAGCCAAGCCCGAGTGGTCCCCTCCACCTCGTACGTGCCGAGCAGACAGAAGCGAAGCTACGAGGAGGACGACGACATGGACGACATGGACACGCAGCCGCAGAAACAGAGGGATCCGCATTCTGGTG GTCCTCAGAGTCCAGCGGAGCAACACGGCAACGGAGACTGTAAGCGTCAAGAGACGGAGGCTCCCTCCAGCCGGACGACGGCCTCCTCCCACCTCGACCTCAACTTCCCCCTGCCGGGAGAGAAAGGCCCCTCCTGCCTCGTCAAG gTGTACGAGGACTGGGACAGCTTCAAACTGAACGACACACTCGAGGTGTACGGGATCCTCTCTGTCAGTCCGGCTCTCAGCGCCCTCGCCGACGAGAA AGACGCCTCCACATCCCTCCTGGACCCTTCAGACTGCATGGAGACGGCGGAGGAGCTGAGGGTGCACAGCCCGCCGGCCTCGCTCGTCCCCCGCCTCCACATGCTCCACGCCAAGCCGCTGTCACACAACAACCCCCTGCTGCCCGCTGCCGCCCTGGAGGACAACAGCACTT ttTTATCCTCGACCCTGAGCGAGATGGCCTCCGTCAGGGCAGAGCTGCTCGCGTACCTCACTCACGTCCTCCTGGGTGACGCTCTGGCTGCCGAGTACCTCATTCTGCATCTCATTTCTAATGT gtACTCTAGACGTGATGTCCTCCCACTGGGCAAGTTCACCTTGAACCTGAGCGGCTGCCCTACCGTCGCCTCGTACACCGAACGCCTCTACCAGATCATCCAGCAGCTCGTGCCGTCT TCACACTACCTGGGCATGAGCCTCCAGAACATGAACCAGATGCAGTTCGTCCCTAAGAAGGACTACGTGGCCAACCGGCTAGTGAGCGGGGTCCTGCAGCTGGCCAAAAACACTTCCCTCTTCCTGGACGAAACCCAGCTGGAGCAGGGACAGCTGGACGCGGCAG GTGTGCGTAACGTTACGGCCCTGGGGAACCTGATCTCGTGGCAGAAGGTTGATTATGACTTTAACTACCATCAGATGGAATTCCCCTGCAATATTAACGTGCTCATCGCGTCAGAGGGCCGCTCGCTGCTGCCG TCTGACTGTCAGATACACCTACAGTCTCAGGTTGCTCCAACCCACATGGAGGAGTATTTGAGCAGCATCCACATGCATCCGCAGTCCTCATCGCAGCTGAACAAGTTCAGAGTCTACCTGAGCGTGGCCCGACTGCTCGACTACAGCATCTCAGATGAAGTGACGAAG GCAGTGGAAGACGACTTTGTAGATATGAGGAAGGACGACCCACAGAGCATATCTGCCGAGGACCTCCACAGGCTGCTCGTTGTGGCGAG GTTGCTGTGTCTGAGCCTGGGACAGACGTCTCTCTCCAGAGACGGCTGGCAGAGAGCCAAGCACATCGAGACGATGCGGACGAGTCGGGTGGAGCAGCACAAGTGTGTCAACGGCAACGAGCCGTAA